Proteins from one Primulina huaijiensis isolate GDHJ02 chromosome 18, ASM1229523v2, whole genome shotgun sequence genomic window:
- the LOC140964412 gene encoding MA3 DOMAIN-CONTAINING TRANSLATION REGULATORY FACTOR 1-like isoform X1, translating into MASSEGFLAEERGEVLKMESQNAEVMASLSLLSSLKSSTGHESSGLSERRFLKVSGSRHLSALRCGKFIRVQKDFTGGKGTRSKLLDTDAEICIDQKDTNYDSSQEPHDLVGSNASHPSDEYKKAVISIIEDYFNTGDAEVTAADLRELGSSQYHPYFIKHLVSMAMDRHTKEKEMASFLLSALYADVIDAAQIRQGFFMLLEYADDLAVDILDTVEILALFIARAVVDDILPPAFITKVRKMLSETSKGVEVLQTAEKSYLSAPYHAELVERWWGSTHITVAEAEKKIAKLLRAYMESGDASEASRCVRQLGVPFFHHEVVKRALVFAMEIPTVEPLIQKLLKEAADDGLISSSQMAKGFTRVFESLDDFALDIPSAKNFFHSFISQAISDGLLDTAYLKSLTEDEKKTNKNDEKLRLYKEEIVTIIHEYFLSDDIPELIRSLEDLRMPEHNPIFLKKLVTLALDRRNREKEMASVLLSVLHIEIFSTEDIINGFIMLLESAEDTALDILDASNELAFFLARAVIDDVLSPLNLEEIASRIPPNCSGSETVCSARSLIAARHAGERILRCWGGGTGWAVEDAKDKIQKLLEEYESGGVLTEACQCIRDLGMPFFNHEVVKKALVMAMEKQNDRILDLLQVCFGEGLITITQMTKGFSRIIDGLEDLALDVPNAKDKFGFYVMYATERGWLMSSFMLQKEM; encoded by the exons ATGGCTAGCAGCGAGGGGTTTCTGGCGGAGGAACGGGGGGAGGTGCTGAAAATGGAGTCTCAAAATGCGGAGGTGATGGCATCACTGTCTTTGTTGTCTTCACTGAAGTCTTCGACGGGTCATGAATCTTCTGGGCTCTCCGAGCGTCGTTTTCTCAAGGTTTCGGGCAGCAGGCATCTTTCTGCTCTGCGGTGTGGGAAATTTATCAGAGTTCAGAAAG ATTTCACAGGAGGTAAAGGCACTAGGAGCAAACTGCTTGATACTGATGCTGAAATTTGTATTGATCAAAAGGATACAAACTACGACAGTAGCCAG GAACCTCATGATTTAGTTGGATCAAATGCCTCTCATCCTTCGGATGAATACAAAAAGGCTGTAATCTCAATCATAGAGGACTACTTCAACACCGGTGATGCAGAAGTTACGGCTGCTGATCTTAGAGAACTAGGATCAAGTCAGTACCATCCCTACTTTATTAAGCACCTTGTTTCCATGGCCATGGACAGACATACCAAAGAGAAGGAGATGGCTTCGTTTTTGTTGTCAGCTCTGTATGCTGATGTTATTGATGCAGCCCAGATTAGGCAGGGATTTTTCATGCTGCTTGAATATGCAGATGACTTGGCAGTGGACATATTGGATACTGTTGAGATTCTTGCTTTATTTATTGCTCGAGCGGTTGTTGATGATATTCTACCTCCTGCTTTCATAACCAAGGTCAGAAAAATGCTTTCAGAAACCTCAAAGGGAGTTGAGGTGCTGCAAACTGCCGAGAAAAGCTATCTCTCAGCACCCTACCATGCAGAGCTTGTAGAAAGATGGTGGGGAAGTACACATATTACTGTTGCCGAGGCAGAGAAAAAAATTGCTAAGCTTCTAAGAGCATATATGGAGAGTGGAGATGCTTCAGAAGCCTCTCGATGTGTTAGACAGTTGGGTGTTCCATTTTTCCATCACGAAGTTGTGAAAAGAGCCTTGGTTTTTGCCATGGAGATACCAACGGTAGAACCTCTCATCCAGAAGCTGCTGAAGGAAGCTGCAGATGATGGTTTAATAAGTTCAAGCCAAATGGCAAAAGGTTTTACTCGAGTATTTGAGAGCCTTGATGATTTTGCCCTTGATATTCCTTCTGCCAAGAATTTCTTCCACTCCTTTATTTCCCAAGCAATATCTGATGGATTGCTCGACACAGCTTACTTAAAATCTTTGACTGAGGATgagaagaaaacaaacaaaaatgatGAAAAATTGAGGCTCTACAAGGAAGAAATTGTGACTATAATTCATGAATACTTCCTCTCAGATGATATCCCTGAACTGATTCGAAGCCTGGAAGATCTACGAATGCCAGAGCATAACCCTATTTTCCTTAAGAAGCTCGTGACTCTAGCCCTGGACAGGAGAAATAGAGAGAAGGAAATGGCCTCCGTTTTGCTTTCAGTGCTTCATATAGAGATCTTTTCAACAGAAGACATAATCAATGGTTTTATTATGCTACTGGAATCCGCAGAAGACACAGCACTCGACATTTTAGACGCTTCAAATGAACTTGCCTTTTTCCTCGCAAGAGCTGTTATAGATGATGTCCTCAGCCCACTAAACTTGGAAGAGATAGCCAGCAGGATACCACCAAATTGCAGTGGCAGCGAAACGGTGTGTTCAGCGCGATCACTCATAGCAGCACGTCATGCTGGGGAGAGGATCCTGAGGTGCTGGGGCGGTGGTACAGGCTGGGCTGTGGAGGATGCGAAGGACAAGATTCAAAAACTTCTCGAGGAATACGAGAGTGGGGGTGTGCTGACCGAGGCCTGCCAATGCATCCGTGATTTGGGCATGCCTTTTTTCAATCATGAGGTGGTGAAGAAAGCTTTGGTTATGGCCATGGAGAAGCAAAACGACAGGATATTGGATTTGCTTCAAGTTTGCTTTGGCGAAGGGTTGATTACTATTACTCAGATGACGAAAGGTTTCAGCAGGATCATAGATGGGCTTGAAGATCTGGCACTTGATGTTCCAAACGCCAAGGATAAGTTCGGTTTTTATGTAATGTATGCCACGGAACGAGGTTGGCTCATGTCTTCGTTTATGCTGCAGAAGGAGATGTAG
- the LOC140964412 gene encoding MA3 DOMAIN-CONTAINING TRANSLATION REGULATORY FACTOR 1-like isoform X2 produces MASSEGFLAEERGEVLKMESQNAEVMASLSLLSSLKSSTGHESSGLSERRFLKVSGSRHLSALRCGKFIRVQKGGKGTRSKLLDTDAEICIDQKDTNYDSSQEPHDLVGSNASHPSDEYKKAVISIIEDYFNTGDAEVTAADLRELGSSQYHPYFIKHLVSMAMDRHTKEKEMASFLLSALYADVIDAAQIRQGFFMLLEYADDLAVDILDTVEILALFIARAVVDDILPPAFITKVRKMLSETSKGVEVLQTAEKSYLSAPYHAELVERWWGSTHITVAEAEKKIAKLLRAYMESGDASEASRCVRQLGVPFFHHEVVKRALVFAMEIPTVEPLIQKLLKEAADDGLISSSQMAKGFTRVFESLDDFALDIPSAKNFFHSFISQAISDGLLDTAYLKSLTEDEKKTNKNDEKLRLYKEEIVTIIHEYFLSDDIPELIRSLEDLRMPEHNPIFLKKLVTLALDRRNREKEMASVLLSVLHIEIFSTEDIINGFIMLLESAEDTALDILDASNELAFFLARAVIDDVLSPLNLEEIASRIPPNCSGSETVCSARSLIAARHAGERILRCWGGGTGWAVEDAKDKIQKLLEEYESGGVLTEACQCIRDLGMPFFNHEVVKKALVMAMEKQNDRILDLLQVCFGEGLITITQMTKGFSRIIDGLEDLALDVPNAKDKFGFYVMYATERGWLMSSFMLQKEM; encoded by the exons ATGGCTAGCAGCGAGGGGTTTCTGGCGGAGGAACGGGGGGAGGTGCTGAAAATGGAGTCTCAAAATGCGGAGGTGATGGCATCACTGTCTTTGTTGTCTTCACTGAAGTCTTCGACGGGTCATGAATCTTCTGGGCTCTCCGAGCGTCGTTTTCTCAAGGTTTCGGGCAGCAGGCATCTTTCTGCTCTGCGGTGTGGGAAATTTATCAGAGTTCAGAAAG GAGGTAAAGGCACTAGGAGCAAACTGCTTGATACTGATGCTGAAATTTGTATTGATCAAAAGGATACAAACTACGACAGTAGCCAG GAACCTCATGATTTAGTTGGATCAAATGCCTCTCATCCTTCGGATGAATACAAAAAGGCTGTAATCTCAATCATAGAGGACTACTTCAACACCGGTGATGCAGAAGTTACGGCTGCTGATCTTAGAGAACTAGGATCAAGTCAGTACCATCCCTACTTTATTAAGCACCTTGTTTCCATGGCCATGGACAGACATACCAAAGAGAAGGAGATGGCTTCGTTTTTGTTGTCAGCTCTGTATGCTGATGTTATTGATGCAGCCCAGATTAGGCAGGGATTTTTCATGCTGCTTGAATATGCAGATGACTTGGCAGTGGACATATTGGATACTGTTGAGATTCTTGCTTTATTTATTGCTCGAGCGGTTGTTGATGATATTCTACCTCCTGCTTTCATAACCAAGGTCAGAAAAATGCTTTCAGAAACCTCAAAGGGAGTTGAGGTGCTGCAAACTGCCGAGAAAAGCTATCTCTCAGCACCCTACCATGCAGAGCTTGTAGAAAGATGGTGGGGAAGTACACATATTACTGTTGCCGAGGCAGAGAAAAAAATTGCTAAGCTTCTAAGAGCATATATGGAGAGTGGAGATGCTTCAGAAGCCTCTCGATGTGTTAGACAGTTGGGTGTTCCATTTTTCCATCACGAAGTTGTGAAAAGAGCCTTGGTTTTTGCCATGGAGATACCAACGGTAGAACCTCTCATCCAGAAGCTGCTGAAGGAAGCTGCAGATGATGGTTTAATAAGTTCAAGCCAAATGGCAAAAGGTTTTACTCGAGTATTTGAGAGCCTTGATGATTTTGCCCTTGATATTCCTTCTGCCAAGAATTTCTTCCACTCCTTTATTTCCCAAGCAATATCTGATGGATTGCTCGACACAGCTTACTTAAAATCTTTGACTGAGGATgagaagaaaacaaacaaaaatgatGAAAAATTGAGGCTCTACAAGGAAGAAATTGTGACTATAATTCATGAATACTTCCTCTCAGATGATATCCCTGAACTGATTCGAAGCCTGGAAGATCTACGAATGCCAGAGCATAACCCTATTTTCCTTAAGAAGCTCGTGACTCTAGCCCTGGACAGGAGAAATAGAGAGAAGGAAATGGCCTCCGTTTTGCTTTCAGTGCTTCATATAGAGATCTTTTCAACAGAAGACATAATCAATGGTTTTATTATGCTACTGGAATCCGCAGAAGACACAGCACTCGACATTTTAGACGCTTCAAATGAACTTGCCTTTTTCCTCGCAAGAGCTGTTATAGATGATGTCCTCAGCCCACTAAACTTGGAAGAGATAGCCAGCAGGATACCACCAAATTGCAGTGGCAGCGAAACGGTGTGTTCAGCGCGATCACTCATAGCAGCACGTCATGCTGGGGAGAGGATCCTGAGGTGCTGGGGCGGTGGTACAGGCTGGGCTGTGGAGGATGCGAAGGACAAGATTCAAAAACTTCTCGAGGAATACGAGAGTGGGGGTGTGCTGACCGAGGCCTGCCAATGCATCCGTGATTTGGGCATGCCTTTTTTCAATCATGAGGTGGTGAAGAAAGCTTTGGTTATGGCCATGGAGAAGCAAAACGACAGGATATTGGATTTGCTTCAAGTTTGCTTTGGCGAAGGGTTGATTACTATTACTCAGATGACGAAAGGTTTCAGCAGGATCATAGATGGGCTTGAAGATCTGGCACTTGATGTTCCAAACGCCAAGGATAAGTTCGGTTTTTATGTAATGTATGCCACGGAACGAGGTTGGCTCATGTCTTCGTTTATGCTGCAGAAGGAGATGTAG